Proteins from a genomic interval of Mesobacillus sp. S13:
- a CDS encoding phosphatase PAP2 family protein, protein MKIGRRRDEHSMIENKTKAKNTFLPILLVAIGLGTSITFLYLFAELAEEMLESEIKRFDDSIIRFFHRIKTDFLDMTMFLFTEAGSVWFLTIFSLIIISYLWVKKKDKWGILFFIVGIGGGGLLTKLLKYYFGRERPSIDETIDAIGYSFPSGHSMGSLIFYGFLSYFLFRSDLRKRIKWIALYTCGLLIMMIGISRIYLGAHYPSDVIAGYLAGSIWLILCILALEYVKWRSTSQRKPIKAFKEFIGKQLNSRA, encoded by the coding sequence ATGAAGATCGGGAGAAGAAGGGACGAGCATTCTATGATTGAAAACAAAACAAAAGCGAAGAACACGTTCCTCCCAATCCTTTTGGTTGCGATTGGCTTAGGGACGTCCATCACCTTCCTTTACTTATTCGCGGAACTGGCTGAGGAAATGCTGGAATCCGAGATAAAGAGATTCGATGACAGCATCATTCGATTCTTCCACCGGATAAAAACAGATTTTTTAGATATGACCATGTTTTTGTTCACTGAAGCAGGCTCAGTATGGTTTCTCACCATTTTTAGCTTGATTATCATATCTTATCTCTGGGTGAAAAAGAAAGATAAATGGGGTATCCTCTTTTTTATTGTTGGAATCGGCGGGGGCGGACTGCTGACCAAACTGTTAAAATACTATTTTGGCAGGGAACGGCCTTCAATCGACGAAACCATTGACGCTATCGGGTACAGCTTCCCAAGCGGCCACTCCATGGGGTCATTGATCTTTTACGGATTCCTAAGTTACTTCCTGTTTCGCTCAGATCTCCGTAAAAGAATCAAGTGGATTGCACTATACACATGTGGTTTACTGATCATGATGATTGGAATCAGCAGGATTTATCTAGGAGCCCACTATCCAAGCGACGTTATCGCCGGCTACCTGGCAGGAAGCATCTGGCTCATCCTCTGTATCCTGGCACTGGAATATGTAAAGTGGAGAAGTACATCACAAAGAAAACCAATCAAGGCATTTAAGGAGTTTATCGGGAAGCAATTAAATAGCAGGGCATAG
- a CDS encoding DMT family transporter has translation MKGLIFALLGGAFITLQGVANARISQDIGTWQTASITQLTGFLTALFVLVFFVKGPWNGLRKVKPLYLIGGTFGAIVVFGNVTAIHFIGVTLTVSAMLIAQLAMTFLIDQNGWFEVKKQKMRVPQLIGMTMMVAGVVILGW, from the coding sequence ATGAAAGGTTTGATTTTTGCTTTATTAGGGGGAGCTTTTATTACGCTGCAGGGTGTGGCGAATGCAAGAATCAGCCAGGATATCGGTACATGGCAGACGGCATCGATTACTCAGTTAACCGGATTTTTGACGGCATTGTTTGTCTTGGTCTTTTTTGTAAAAGGTCCTTGGAATGGGCTGAGAAAAGTAAAGCCTCTTTATTTAATTGGTGGAACATTCGGGGCAATTGTGGTCTTTGGCAATGTTACGGCCATCCATTTTATTGGCGTCACATTGACTGTTTCTGCGATGCTGATTGCACAACTGGCGATGACATTCCTGATTGACCAAAATGGATGGTTTGAAGTAAAGAAGCAAAAAATGAGAGTTCCACAGCTGATTGGTATGACCATGATGGTAGCAGGTGTGGTCATTCTGGGCTGGTAA
- a CDS encoding STAS domain-containing protein — translation MNPTERFSKYLIEHAETISKEITDYNLKKLEINLPEEIIQQSINTNKAFLEFLGDTLNLSKETVAGKFIEWYKARQANKPKYQFSHDEVASILKPYAETRLQLIEMMTKISIAEGLSTEEVVFVNNRISYLLDLSIAETMIEREKLANEENNKNQKIITDLSSPVVPLAQDIAILPLVGEFDYERSDHIMTHVIPKVSELRIKKLIIDFSGIAMIDAEIAARIFNINKVLKLIGIETMLTGIRPELAVDVINTGIDFSKLDTYGTVQQAILAHRK, via the coding sequence GTGAATCCCACCGAAAGATTTTCTAAATACCTCATCGAACATGCAGAGACGATCAGTAAGGAAATTACAGATTATAATTTGAAAAAGCTTGAAATCAATCTGCCGGAAGAAATCATCCAACAATCAATAAATACAAACAAAGCTTTCCTGGAATTTCTGGGTGATACACTGAACCTATCAAAGGAAACAGTGGCCGGAAAATTCATTGAGTGGTATAAAGCAAGACAGGCAAATAAGCCTAAATATCAGTTCAGCCATGACGAAGTTGCGAGTATCCTAAAGCCGTATGCAGAAACTCGCCTGCAACTGATTGAAATGATGACGAAAATTTCAATCGCAGAGGGACTTTCCACTGAAGAAGTGGTGTTCGTCAATAATCGTATCAGCTACTTGCTTGATTTGAGTATTGCAGAAACGATGATTGAACGCGAAAAACTCGCAAATGAAGAGAACAATAAGAATCAAAAAATCATCACGGATTTATCATCTCCAGTCGTTCCGCTCGCACAGGACATCGCCATTCTTCCTTTGGTTGGCGAATTCGATTACGAACGCAGCGACCATATCATGACCCATGTCATCCCAAAGGTCAGTGAACTCAGAATCAAAAAACTAATCATCGATTTTTCAGGGATCGCCATGATTGATGCGGAAATCGCAGCACGTATTTTCAATATCAATAAAGTTCTTAAACTGATTGGAATCGAGACGATGCTTACAGGCATACGACCAGAGCTCGCAGTTGATGTGATCAACACGGGAATTGATTTTTCAAAGTTAGACACCTATGGAACAGTGCAGCAAGCGATATTGGCTCATCGAAAATAA
- a CDS encoding Crp/Fnr family transcriptional regulator, translating to MKEIQVSETMEEVLRTHNVERLFTNEIIPYLRLFEFEKGEQICSQGEPVEYLYLLVKGKVKIFTTSEEGKTLILSFKTPLEVIGDIEYVQEIDTINTVEAVSPVVMIGVRQSVVRKYLKDHSPFLQFLLEIITRKFYIKSQFMRHNILYPVETRLASYLVSVAYDENEALVNGKVSTSNLTDIANLIGTSYRHLNRIIKDFCMNGLVERDHGAIVIKDLEGLKSLAKEDLYE from the coding sequence ATGAAAGAAATACAAGTTTCGGAAACAATGGAAGAAGTTCTGCGGACTCACAATGTTGAAAGATTATTTACAAACGAAATCATTCCTTACTTAAGATTATTTGAGTTTGAAAAAGGGGAGCAAATATGTTCGCAGGGTGAGCCTGTAGAGTACTTATATTTACTCGTGAAGGGAAAGGTAAAGATCTTTACCACATCAGAAGAGGGGAAGACATTGATCCTTTCTTTTAAAACACCGCTTGAAGTCATTGGCGACATTGAGTATGTACAGGAAATTGACACAATCAATACTGTGGAGGCCGTTTCTCCTGTGGTCATGATTGGTGTCCGACAATCTGTAGTACGTAAGTATTTAAAAGATCACTCACCGTTCCTGCAATTCTTGCTTGAAATCATTACTCGGAAATTCTATATCAAATCCCAGTTCATGCGCCATAACATCCTGTACCCTGTTGAAACCCGGTTAGCAAGCTATCTTGTGTCTGTTGCCTATGATGAAAACGAAGCGCTCGTCAATGGGAAGGTCAGCACATCAAACCTTACTGATATTGCCAATTTAATTGGAACGAGCTACCGGCACCTTAATAGAATCATAAAGGATTTTTGCATGAATGGCCTGGTGGAGCGGGATCACGGTGCAATAGTCATCAAGGACCTAGAAGGGTTGAAATCACTGGCTAAGGAAGATCTTTATGAGTAA
- a CDS encoding DMT family transporter, with protein sequence MLLGLLFAIMAGTLVGVQNIFNSKVNEKTGSWTTTTLVLGLGFLASFMLGLFFEGWKMFDLQQMKGWYWFSGLLGIGVVAGIVQAIKHLGPTFAISIVLTSQLGFAVLWDSLGWMGLEKVPFTWQQFLGVIVIIAGAIVFKWSEGSEEKVEVINSKLGKKIEVS encoded by the coding sequence ATGTTATTAGGCTTACTATTTGCCATAATGGCCGGCACGCTTGTCGGTGTTCAAAATATTTTTAACAGCAAGGTCAATGAGAAAACAGGATCATGGACGACTACAACATTAGTACTAGGTTTAGGTTTTCTGGCATCATTCATGCTCGGCCTCTTCTTTGAAGGGTGGAAAATGTTTGATTTGCAGCAAATGAAAGGGTGGTACTGGTTCAGCGGATTGCTCGGAATCGGCGTTGTTGCCGGCATTGTACAGGCCATAAAGCATCTCGGACCGACTTTCGCGATTTCGATTGTGTTAACATCCCAGCTTGGATTCGCCGTTTTGTGGGATTCATTAGGATGGATGGGATTGGAGAAGGTACCGTTTACCTGGCAGCAATTCCTCGGTGTGATCGTCATCATAGCAGGAGCCATCGTCTTTAAATGGAGCGAAGGTAGCGAAGAAAAGGTGGAAGTGATCAATTCCAAGCTTGGTAAAAAAATAGAAGTATCATAA